The Acidobacteriota bacterium genomic interval CGACAATTCGGTGCTGGCCGCCGCCGGCCAGGCCCTCGTGCACGTTTCCGACCGGGGCGAAGAAATCATGGCCAAAATGATGCTCTCGCCGATCGGTACCAGGCCGCTCATGGATGAACAGGGGAGAGTCTACCTGGGAGGTGCCGATGGCATTCGTTGTCTTCAGTAGGATCACCCATGCTGCGGGGAAACGCCCATGACTTCATACAATAACCAGTTTCGCATTGACCTGCCCGACGGATGGGAAGACCGGTCGGTCCACTACCTGCTCGGACCGGAGGAGGGCGGGACCCAGCACAGCCTGACGATCGTCGTTGACCGCTATGCCAGGGGCGCCGAGTTGGCCGAATACGCCCGACAGAGAATCGAAACCGCCGTTGATGCCATCCCCGGGGCCGAAATCCTCAAGGAGGAAGAGAAGTCACTTCCGGACGGTCGCACGGTCTACGAGTGCGTCTTCAAATGGGTTCCGTCCGACGGCAAGGCGGAGTTTCGCAAGATTGATTGCATGATTATCGACGGCGTGGGGTACACGTTCACGTCGAACTTCTCCAAGAAAACCGTCAAAACCATTCGAACCGT includes:
- a CDS encoding DcrB-related protein yields the protein MTSYNNQFRIDLPDGWEDRSVHYLLGPEEGGTQHSLTIVVDRYARGAELAEYARQRIETAVDAIPGAEILKEEEKSLPDGRTVYECVFKWVPSDGKAEFRKIDCMIIDGVGYTFTSNFSKKTVKTIRTVVDQMIASFAPLDED